From Rhodococcus sp. B7740:
GTTATGTAGCAAGCAGACGGGGCTGGTTGCAGAAGGCAATCCCAGAACCGTTGTTATACAGGGCTTTGCGGCAATCTCTTCAATCATCCTTCGACTGAGGTGGCATCAATCTACTTTGGTTGTGATCCTGATCAATAAAGTTGTTCTGAATCTTATGCTCCGCACCTCCGATGGCCTTCGGATTCGGGGCCGGTGTCGGCTTTCAGGCAAAACCCCGTTCCCCGACTCTTACGGGTGACGGAGTGTCGGACTGAGCGAAGGTCGACCCTTACTTGTGTGCCAGTGACGGCGCTCATCGAAATTCCCCACTAGCGCTCATCGAAATTCCCCACCCGTGTGGCACCGCCAACGAGGGCGGGTCTCCAACGAAGCTGATGGTCTCTGACCACGCACCAGCTATCCGAAGGAGACCCGCTCCTCATGCTTACACAGGAGGAAGATGTGGAAATCAACGCCTTGCACAAACGAGGCTGGAAGATCGCGGACATCGCGCGTCACACCGGCCGCGACCGCAAGACCATCAGGTCGTACCTGAACGGCACCACCACTCCCGGGGTGCGTAAACGCAGCGCACCGGACCCATTCGAGGTGTTCCTCGCCTACGTCACTGCACGTCTGATCGACGACCCACACCTGTGGGTCCGCACGCTCTGCGACGAACTCGAGGACCTCGGCTATCTGATGTCGTATCAAACGCTGCACCGCAAGATCCGCGAACTCAAACTCCGGCCGATCTGCCAAGCGTGCCTGACGGCCACCGAAAGACCCAACGCGGTCATCGAACACCCGCCAGGGGAAGAGACACAATGGGATTGGGTCGATCTACCCAACCCACCCGCCTCGTGGGGCTGGGGATCGATGGCCCACCTGTTCGTCGGAACTCTGGCGTGTTCGGGCAAATGGCGCGGCGTCCTCGCACCGAACATGACCCAACCACATGTCGTCGACGGACTCGACCGGATCTGCCGAGGCCTCGGCGGGATCAGCCGAGTCTGGCGGTTCGACCGAATGGCCACAGTCTGCCACCCCGAGTCCGGCCGGGTCACCGCCAGCTTCACCGGCGTCGCGAAACATTACGGTGTCTCCGTTGCGATCTGCCCACCGAGGCGCGGCAACCGCAAAGGTGCAGTGGAGAAGTCCAATCACACTGCAGCGCAGCGGTGGTGGCGAAATCTCTCCGACGATCTGAGCGTCGAGCAAGCCCAAGCGAGCCTCGATCGGTTCTGCAGTCTGCGCGGCGATACTCGCTTGCGGCCGACGAAGGACGGCAAAACTTCGGTAGCGACGATCGCCACCGCCGAAGGACTGCATCCGATGCCGCCGTCCGCGTATCCCGCGATCCTGTCCACTCATCGAGTCGTATCCCGGCAGGCGTTGGTGTCCTACCGCGGCAACCGCTACTCAGTGCCGCCCGAGCTCGCGTCCGCGCAGGTCACCGTCACCCACGTTCTCGGGACCGACGTCATCGACATCGTCACCACCTCGGGTATCGCCATCGCCCGGCACCGGCTGGCGGCCGATGGGACCGGGGCGATGGTCCGCGATCACGGCCACATCTACGCCCTCGAGCAAGCAGCGATGGCCGGCGCGAACACCGGACGTCCGCACCGCCGCAAGGAACGTATTCCGCCCGGACCGGACGCACTCGCCGCTGCAGAGAAGCTCCGAACAACAACCAGTGCAACATATCCCGACGCAGCGGACAGATCGGAAAACGACAGTCACGCAACCGAATCCGATACCGCAGGAGCGATTATCTACGACCTGTCGATCTATGAACGCGCCGCACACGGAAGGAACACCCTGTCATGACCGACCAGAAAGCTGCCACGAACGCCGACCGGTTACCGGCCCCGAACACCGCCGCTGCAGCCAGCCTTTACCAACGCCTGCGGGGGCATCTCGCTGTCCTGAAACTTCACGACGCCGCCGAAGCGCTGCCGTCGGTCCTCGATCAAGCAGCCGCCGAAGAACTGTCGATGACCGCGGCGTTGGACCGGTTGCTCTCGATCGAGGTCGAGGCCACCGAAGCCCGCCGACTGAACGGCAGACTCCGATTCGCGTGCCTGCCGACACCGGCATCGCTCGAGGACTTCGACTACGACGCAGCCGCTGGTGTCGACAGGAAGTTGATCGAGGAGTTGGCGACCTGCCGATACTTGGAGACAGCGACGAATGTGCTGCTCATCGGCCCGCCCGGGGTCGGCAAAACGCATCTGTCGGTCGGGCTGGCGCGTGCCGCAGCTCATGCCGGCTATCGAACGTATTTCACCACCGCAGCTGATCTCGCTGCCCGCTGTCATCGAGCCGCTCTCGAAGGAAGGTGGGCTACGACGATGCGGTTCTACGCTGGACCGACACTTCTCGTCGTTGATGAACTCGGCTACCTACCGTTGCCCGGCGAGGCAGCGTCGGCGTTGTTTCAGGTTGTCTCGCAACGGTATATGAAGACGTCGATCGTGATGACCACCAACCGTGGCGTGGGATCGTGGGGTGAAGTGCTCGGTGACAACACCGTCGCAGCAGCCATGCTCGACCGGCTTCTGCATCGATCCGTCGTGCTCAACCTCGACGGTGATTCCTACCGTCTCCGAGACCACAACGCCAGATCGGAGAAGCTCCGCAAAGCCACCACAGGAACCCGCCAACCACTACAGTGAAGTTCGCTCACGAGTGGGGAATTTCGGTGAGCGCGGTTGGGGAATTTCGCTGAGCCTCGTCACCAGAGCAACGAACTTGTTTCACGGTGTGGCTCACGCCAGCGGCCGGTCTTCTCGTAGTCCCTGTTGGCTGGCTCTTCTCGGACCTAGGCCGTCAGCGACACAAACGGGAGGTGGCCAGCCTAGTTATCTACGTTATGCCTGTCGCAGTGGTCGGCGTGTACCCGTTCGAGGATCCAAGAACGTACAGATAGAGATCACTCGGTAACGGGACCCGTGCGTTGTTCGCGTTCTCGGGGAGCTCAACTATCCTGTGGTGCAGCCTCTTTGACCCATTGCTCAAGTGCGACAATTGCGTCACGCAGGGCGAGACCTCTTTCGGTCAGCGCGTACGCCCGAGTGTTGTGCCGGAGGGGGAGACGAGTCAACACGCCTGCCGCTTCGAGTTCGCGTAGCCGGGTCGCGAGCATGTTCGTCGGAACGCCCAGTTCGCGCTGCAGATCTCCGTAGCGTTGCGGCCCATCGAGTAGCCGTTCCACGATGAGCAGCGCCCAACGAGCGCCGACTACGTCGAGGGCGTAGGCCAGGTCACTCATTCGGCCGAATCGGTATCCGGCTTCATCCAGAACGGCGAGTAGTGGTAGCCGTCCGGGTCGTCGAACTGGCGTTGGTACATGAAGGCGTAGTCATCGGTGTCTCCGATTCGTCCACCGGCAGCGCCGGCGCGCTCGGTCAACTCGTCGACTGCCTCTCGGCTACCGAGGTCGAACGAGACCGTGACCTTCGACGGGGTGTCGGGTCCGCCGATCAGCTCCTCGGTGCCGCCCACGCTCGCGTACATCTCGCGACTGCCGAGCATGACGTACTGCCCCGGTGTGATGGCGAAGCACGACACGTTGTGATCGGACATCTCGGTGTTCAGGGTCCAACCGAGCGCAGTGTAGAAGGCGGTCGCGCGTTCCACGCTCTCGACGGGGCAGGTGATGAACAGGCTCATGTCCCCGATGCTTGCAAAATGCAAGTGCGGCGTCAAGGCCCTAACACCCAGTTTTCGGCTGTGCGCGTGGAACGGCCTAGCCGAGAGCGCCATCGTTTTGCCGTTGGAGCGCTGTGGCTGCACGCTCGACCCGAACTGTGAACGGGCCGCTCGAATACTCGACACGTATGGAGTGTGCGTTTCAATCGGCTCGCTCGACGCCACTGCGTGTGAGGACCAGTCCGGTCCCCACGACGCCGATGATGGTGATCGCCAGCGCAATCGATGACCAGCCCTCGCTGTGCCAGTACACATCTTCGAGCGTGATGAGCAATGCTGCTTCGTCGACGATCAGCGCCAGGGCCACCCCGAGTACCGCTCCCATCCACGACCGTGTCCGTGGCGAACGGTCCACGAGACCGAAGACGGCGACGGCTGCCAGCAACAGAATCCCCCACAGGTAGTGGTGCAGGTGCACTCCGCCGGCGCTGATGTCGCCGACATCGCTGGTGTCGATATGTATAAGCCAGGTGACGAGCCGGGCACCGCCGAAGGTGACGGTGAATGCCAACCACGCCAGCACGATTCCGCGGCGCGCCGGGTCGATCTGTCTCCAGCGGTAGGGAAATCCGAAGCGGGCGTGCTGGGTTGTCTCGGAGTCGTCGTCAACAGGTTCGTTCGGCATCACGGTCATTGTTCCGCATCGGCGCTACCGGTCCGGTACGCGCGTTCGTGCGTCTACAGACGGTCCGCACTCGGAGTTCCACAGCGACCGGTTGCGCCGGAGGCGACCGCTCGAAGACGTGTCGTGGCAGCGCGATCGCCTCGCGCGGTATCGTCGGTTCGGTGTCGAGTCGCCGGCACTCGTATCGACCTATCCGTCTGACTTCGGATCGGTTTTGACGAAGGCCAAGGCGACCTCGCGTGGCCGGGGAGGATTTTGCATGGCAGCACATCGCGACACCGAGACCGCGCATTCACCGTCCACCTCGTTCTCGGAATCGATAGGACTGGTCGTCACCATGCAGTTCGCACCCATCCGACGACTCGACGACAACGCCCTTGCCGGAGCCGAACTCCAACTACGAGGCCCTGCCGGTTCTGCACTGGACTCCGCTGACGCGCTGCGCCGCGCCGCACACCTGATGCAACAGCGACCCCAATTCGATCTGCACAAGACCACACTTGCGAACACCGCACCTGCACGTACCCTCGCCGAACACCTGCCCCTGATCCTCACCGTCGATGCGCAATCACGCCGCGCCCTCGACGACAGCGACCGCGAACGCACATCTACGGTGCTCGAACGCGTCGTCGTCACCGTCGACGCCTCAGCCGTCCTCGCCGACCCCCACCAGGCCATGGCCGTAATAGCATCCGCGCGGACCGGCGGAAAGCTGATCGCACTCGACGGCGTCGGAGACCACCCCCACGCGACGACCCTTCTGCCGTTGATCGAGCCCGACATCGTCATCACCGCAGCGGACCTGCTCACCGAAACCGGACACGACGTCGGAACCACCACCCATGCCCTCGCCGCCTACGCCGAGCGCTCCCACGCGGTGATCGTCGCCGAAGGCGTTGACACCGAAGCCACCCGCCTGGCCGCGATCACCATCGGAGCCACGTACGGAACGGGGCAGCTGTTCCCGGCAGTCGACGACCCCGCCGAGCTCCTCGACGAGCCGGTTGTTCCTATGCCCGCCGACCCGGTCTGGACCACACCGACCACCGACTCGAGCACCCCCTACGCCATTGCCTCGGCACACGCCACCGCCCGGCGCGGAACGAAAAAGCTGTTGATTCAGATGAGCAAATCCCTCGAAGCGCACGCCGCAGCGTCCGGATCATCGATGATCGCACTCGGCACTTTTCAACGCGCACAACACTTCACACCCACCACCTCCGCTCGATGGCATCATCTCGCAGAAACCATCGGTTTCGCCGGGGTCTACGGCGTGGGCCTACCCGCCCTCGTCGACGGCAACGTTCGACATGCCCCACTCGACCCCGGCGACCCACTCGTCCAGGAATGGACCGTCATCACCCTCGGTCCACACCACGCGGCACTTCTGTCCGCACGTGACCGCCACGACAACGGCCCTGACCTCGACCGCACTTTCGACTTCGTGCAGACCTTCGACCGCGTCACCGTCACCCAAGCCGCCCGAGCGATTCTGCGGCGCTACCCGCACTGAACGACACGCATTCGCCGGCACGCGGGGCCCCATGCACGCCCGCCGGACAGCATCCTCGGTTCCAGCGAACAATGCGCACCTATGCAGATTTCAGGAACGCAGCTGCGGAGAGCACACCGCTGATCACCGCGGACATCATGACCTGGATATGTGACTATCCACAGTGACCGCAGACTTTCTGTCGGATTCGCCCAGTGATATGTCACAGAGTGACGACAAATAACAGGTCTGCAGTACGTTTTAGGCTATTTCGCTGGTCCGTAGGGTTGTTTTCTGGACACAATAGGTTTGACGATTGTTCAGGAATCAACCATGCCCTCGATTTCGCCCCAGAAGGGCGTCGAGGGATCAGCCAGGAGTGCGCCCATGACTACCCCTCTCCTCCCCGACGTGCCCTCGGCACGCACCATCGAATACGTAGACCGTCCCCGCTCGGTTTGCAGTGTGCCGACAGACAGGACGAGCCTCGTCCGGGGGCGAGGGCTGGACTCCGTTCACCGGTCGACGCCTTGCGCGGACGGAGCCCTGACATTGACAGCCGCGACGCCGTCGGGCTCCCCGGAACTGTGGTCCCGCTACGTCGAAGGAGCGTGGGAGTCGTATTCACGCCACGGTGTCACCGCGGCTCTCGACCTGGAAGAAGTGGCTTCCGGCGCAACGACAGCACTGTTCTACGTGGTGTGCGATGAGGCAGGAGAGATGCTCGGCGGCGTTCGAGCCCAGGGGCCGTACGCGATGGTAGAGCAATCCCATGTCCTCACCGAGTGGAAGGACTCGCCCGGACTGGCACCGGTTACCGACCTGCTTCGGTCTCGACTTCCCCACGGAATCGTGGAAATGAAAAGCGCGTGGGTCGATGCGGGGGCCGCAGGGCGGACGGTGTCGAATGTCCTGGCTCGAACAGCGTTGCCGACGCTCGAATTGACCGGCAGCCGGTACCTGTTCGCCAGCGCGGCCGATCACGTCCTGCGATTGTGGGAGAGTTCCGGTGGGCGGATCGACCACGGCATCCCCGCTGCCGCGTATCCGAGCGAGCAGTACCGGACCGTCATGATGTGGTGGGACCGAACTACTCTCGCACAGGCCGCGCAGCCCGAGGTGTGGCGCTCGATGGTCGACGAGGTCCGCGCACTGTGTGGGGACGATCGGCACGTCCTGTTCGTGGCATAGCGGCTCGCTACATCACTGGCGTCGACCATTTTCGTGTTGCCGACCCTGTACGGTGCCCTGCCAGCTGATCGTCAAGGTCCCCGCGTGGCAGGCGCGGTCTCGGCCGTCGGTCTTGGCTCGGTAGAGCGCGGCATCAGCGGCGCGGACGACTGCATCGAGTACTTGATCGAGACCGCCCGATTCGGTCGAAGCGAAGCTCGTCGCGGGTGACGCACCGTCATCGGACGCGGCCGGTCGCACGTCTACAGTCACCGTTCCGATACTCACGGTCACCGTGCAGTCGGACCGGACTCGGTCGAGTATCCGCCGCGTGAGCTCGTGATCCTCTCGGTGTGTGGCGAGGATCAGGAACTCTTCGCCGCCGGTCCGGGCGACCACCGCATCCGATGCGCCGACCACCGCGTGCACCGCATTCGCCAGGGTGGCGGCAACCGCGGCGAGCGTTCGGTCGCCGGCTGTGTGACCGGCCGTGTCGTTGACGGCCTTGAAGTAGTCGACGTCGACTACGAGCGCAGACAACGGTTTCCCTCGCTCGCAGGCCTCGTGCACCAGGATCCCGGCGTTCGACAGCAGTCCGCGTCGATTGACCAGACCGGTCAGCGGATCCGTGTCGGCCAGTTGTTGCAGTTTCCGGTTGACCACCGACAGTGTTCGGCGCAGGCCACCGATGAGCGCGACCGGCACCAGCACCGTGGTCACGGCGGCACCGATTGCGACCGCAGTCACTGCCCACCCGGAAGACCCCACACTGATCACCGACAGTGCCGTGGCCATCACCACCGAGACCGCGGACAGGCCGGCAGTCACACGTGGTGGTGAGCTCGATGCGGCGATGGCCGGAACGATGGCCAACATCGAGGTGACCGCACGCGTTCCTGCCGGATCCGCGATCAGGTAGGCACTGATCGCGACTCCGGTCATACCCCCGAAACCCAGGACCGCGAATTGGCGTTCGCTCAACCGCCCCACCTTGGCGGCGAAAAGCACGGTGACTGCGGTGAACGTCAGCACGGCGATGAGAACCGGAAGTGCGTTCGGCCGTAGGAATGTCGGTGACAGCAGCGCAATGGCCAACAGTGGCACCGCACCGGTGGCGCTCGCGATGACTGCGGCCGTGCGGGTGTCGAGCCGTGATCGCCAGAAGTTCGTGCGCCGACGAGGCGACTGGTCGATCACGTTCATCGGATGATTCCTCGGATCAGGGTTGGGCGAACCCCACAAACAGTATCTGTCGGAGCTCCTCGCCGGTGGTGCGCCCGCTCACACGTTTGCAGGACCGGCGGCAGGGTCGAGGCCGGTGCGTACCAACCCATCCAGGTCGATCCGCCGCCGACCTGAAGGGAGTGGTTCGCCTCGGCCGAATGCCCTCACGGCAGCGGTTACAGCGGCACCCCCGAGTGCGACGTCTCCGCCGAGCTGGGGCCACGTCGAAAGCGTGCGCCCGATCTCCGGCACCGACGCAATCATTCGAGGGGTCAGCTTGCTCGGTTCGAGCAACGTCGCTGCAATTGTGCTCTTCTGCTCGATGGTCATGTCGGCCAGATCCGCGGTGTCCATTTCGCCGAGCAGTCCGTGAAACACCGGTCGGTCGGGTTCGAGATCGAAGCGTTCGATATCGAGGACGCCTCCGTCGCTGGTCTCCATCACCACAGGAATACCTCGGGCGCGGGCGTGGTGGCGGACCAGCAATTTGGTGTCGATCGAGTCGCATTCCTCGACGACGAGATCGAGTCCGTCGAGAAAGCCACCGAGCGTCTCGGCCGTCACACCGTTCGCGAAGACCTGCACATTCAGATAGGGGTCGAGCTCGGAAATTCGTCGGGCTGCCACGACCGCTTTGTTCACGCCCAGATCGAGCACCGAAGTCGGGACGCGGTTGAGATTCGACAGATCGAGCTCGTCGAAGTCGGCCAGACGCAACTCCCCGCACAATCCCTCCAGTGCGAGGGTATGCGCGACGGCATGACCGACGCTCAGCCCGACGATTCCCACCCGCAGACCTCTGAACCGAGCTTGCTCTTCGGTGGTGATCTTGTTTCTGTTGCGGTCCAGTCGCAGCCGATCGAAGCCGCGTGGACCGAGGACCCGCACCAGTGAGCGCCGCCATGGGTAGTACACCCACCGTGGCTCTTCCGCGAGGTCGCCGGCGATCGCGGGAAGCAGCCCACGAAGCGAGGCCAACTGGTCGGGTGTCGTGTCGACGACGCCGATGGCGGGATCGTCGATCAGACCACGGACGATCGAGTCGTGTTCGTGCTCGGACGGATCGAACACTCTGTGCTCTGACATTGCTGAGTCTCCGCATCTTTCGGATGATTGTCGCCGACGGGCGGCACCGATCACGTCCCACAGCCGGACGCGACACCAGGCTGGTTCACGTTACTGAACAACGGGCGGCAATCATTGCCAGGCTGCGGATCGCTTGATAAGAACTAAGCAGACGCCGTCCATCCGCTGTGGTGAAGCCCGCGTACGGACAACGCGCCCGCGTGCCGCGGCACAGGGAACGAAAGTCTCTGTGTACGTGCAGCGGTGGGACCGAGAACGTGGGGTGAGAATTGGGCGTCGACAGGGGCTTCGACGAGCGTTTCAGCTCACTGACCTCGATCTTTCAGCCGATCGTCGACTCGAGGACCGGGTTGGTCGTCGCGCACGAGGCACTCACCCGGTGGCCGGCGTTTCCGGACACCTCGCCGGAACAAATCTTCGACATCGCTCGCACCATGGGAATGGTCGACGAGCTGGACCGCAGGTGCATCGAGTCGGCAGTCACCACAGCGGCACAGTCCACCCCTGCAGACCACGCGCCGCGTACGTTGTTCGTCAACATCGAAGCCGAAGCGATGTCCTCCGAGAACTCGTCGGCCTCGGTCCGCCGCCTCAGCCAGTTGCTCCGCGCAGGCGGCTCCCAGGTTCGGCCGGTTGCGGAATTCCCCGAACGCTCCCTGCTCACCGACCCTGCACGCCTGCTCAGATCGGCGGACCGACTCCGACGTGACGGAGTCACCATCGCTCTCGACGACGTCGGTGCCGACCCCGACTCTCTGGTACTGCTGCCCCTTCTGGCACCGGAAGTGATCAAACTCGACAGATCGTTGCTCGACGACGACCTCCCCGGCGACAAGCTCGCCACCTTGCTCGCCGTGCTCGCATACTCGAGCCGGTTCGAGGTGACACTCATCGCCGAAGGAATCGAAACCGAGAGACAGAAGGACAAAGCCTTGGCGTGGGGTGCCGACTACGGGCAAGGGTTTCATCTCGGCCGTCCCGGCCCCCTCGATGCATCCCCGACCTCCTCCTTTCCTGTGCAGCCACGCCCTCCTATGACGAGACCGTTGACGGACATTCTCGACGACCGCGCCACCGACACGACGTCGATCTCGCTCCTCACGTCCATCTCCGACCATTTGCTCGACTTCGGGATGACGACCACCGAGACTCTGACGATCGTCGTCGCGTTCCGCGAACCGGAATTGTGCAGCGCAGACATGGCGCGCAAACTGCAGCATCTGGCTCGCCGACACCCGTACGTCAAAGCGCTCGACGCACCGCGCGCACTGTTCACTGCCACCGATGGGGTGCGCCACGCCGACCTGGTTCAACCCTCGGAAAGAATCGGTGCCATCGCCGTCATCGGCCAACGGTTCTACTGCGCCCTGGTCGCCGCCCCGCTCGACCCCGATGCTCCAGCGTCGCCGTCGAACGAGTGGAGGTATTTCTTCAGCACCGATCCGGCCCAGGTCTGCGACTCTGCGCACACACTGATCGTGCACAGTTCGAGCCCCACCCGACCCGGGCCCGACCTGACATCGGGTCGACCATGACGAAACCTGTTCCGGCAGCGGTCAACTGTGCGCGTGCAGCGGACGTCCCGACAACGCCATCATTGCTTCACCCAGCGCTTCGTTTTGCGTGGGATGGGCGTGCACGAAACTTCCGACCTCCGCTGGCAGTGCTTCCCACGCAACCGCGAGCTGAGCCTCGCCGATCAGTTCGCCCACGCGGTCACCGACGAGGTGAACACCGACAACCGGGCCGTCGTCACGGGCTCGAATCACTTTGACTCCGCCGGCGGTGGACAGGACGCGGCTCTTGCCGTTGCCGCCGAGGTCGTAAACAACGGAGGTCACTGTGCCGTACTTCTGCTCCGCGGCCTTTTCGGTGAGTCCCACCGACGCGACCTCCGGATGTGAATAGGTCACGCGCGGAATGAGATCGCCGTCGATGCGTGCCGGTGCGAGCCCGGCGATGTGCTCGGCGACGAACATGCCGTGCTGAAAACCGCGGTGCGCCAACTGATACCCCGCCACGATGTCGCCGACGGCATAGACGCCGTCCACGGTGGTGAGCAGACTGTCGTCGACAGTGACGAAGCCGCGTTCGGTGGCGATGCCCTGTTCGGCCAGACCCAGGCCGTCGGTGCGAGGTCCGCGTCCGACGGACACCAGTACGAGATCGGCGTCGAGGGTGTCCCCGGACGACAATGACACAGAGACTGCGTCGGGAGATTCGGTGACGGACTCGACCTTGGTCCCGGTACGAATGTCGTTGCCGCGCTTGCGTAATGCCTTGGTCGACTGCTTCGAGGACCATTCGTCTTCGCCCGGCACGATGCGATCGAGCGCCTCGACAACGGTGACCTTCGCACCGAACGATGCCCAGATACTGGCGAACTCGATACCGATCACACCGCCGCCGAGCACGACGACCGACTCCGGAACCCGATCGAGTGCCATCGCCCCGTCGCTGGTGAGCACGCGAGGTCCCAGTTCGATACCGGGGATGGTGCGTGAATACGACCCGGTGGCGAGAACCAGCGAGGCCCCGGTGATGCGTCGACCCTCCACCTCGACGGTGCGAGGACCGACCACCTGGCCACTACCGGACACGATTTCGATGCCCGGACGCTTCAGCAATCCCTGCAGACCTGCGTACAGGCCGGCGACCACGCTGCGCTGATAGCCCAGTGCCGCGGGCATGTCCACACCAGTGAACGATGCGGTGACGCCGACATGCGCCGAGCCGCGCACCGCGTCGGCAACCTCGGCGGTGTGCAACAGGGCCTTGGTGGGGATGCATCCGCGATGCAGACAGGTGCCACCGAGCTTGTCTTCCTCGACGAGCGCGACCGTCAGGCCGAGTTGTTCGGCACGCAGGGCGCACGAATAGCCGCCCGACCCTCCACCAAGAATGAGAACGTCCACGTCGCTCATCGGACTGATCCCAATGCCACGACGGGGTTCTCGACAAAATCGGCAACGGTGCGCAGGAACCCGCCAGCCACTCCGCCGTCGCACACGCGGTGATCGAACGCCAACGACAGCTGCGTGACTTTGCGCACGGCCAATTGGCCGTCGACCACCCACGGACGGTCGATGATGCGGCCGATGCCCAGGATCGCGGCCTCGGGGTGGTTGATGATCGCGGCCGAGCCGTCGACCCCGAACACTCCGTAGTTGTTGAGGGTGAACGTTCCGCCGCTCAGCCGGGCTGCGGGCAGTGAGCCGGTCCGTGCGAGTTCGGTCAGCTCGGCCAGCCGTTCGGACAGTTCCTTCAGATCGGCCTTGTCGGCCTGGGGCACAACGGGAACCATCAGTCCACGGTCGGTCTGCGCGGCGATGCCGAGTCCGACATTCTCGTAACGCAGGATCTCGCCTGCAGCGGTGTCGACCGTGCTGTTGAGCTCCGGGAACTTCGCCAGCGCGATCATGGTGAGTTTGGCGAGGACCGCCAACAGTGTCACCTTGACGCCGTCGATGGAGGCATCGAGGTCGCGTCGGGCCTGCAATAGAGCCGTCGCATCGACGTCGACCCACACCGTGGCCTCGGGAATCTCCGCGCGACTACGAGAGAGTTTGTCGGCGATGGTCTTACGAATGCCTGTGATCGGGATTCGGGTGACGCCCTCCGGCGAGGCAGCAACGGGCGAACCGGCCAAGGCTCGCTCGACGTCCGCGCGGGTAATGACTCCATGGCCGCCGGCGGTATCGATAGACGCCAGATCCAGCCCACCCTGCAACGCCATGCTGCGAACGATCGGGGAGAGCACCTTCGGCGCATGTGAGTGGAAATTCGTAGTCTGGGTCGAGTTTCCGCTCACCTGCGGCGCAGCCGCTCTCTGCTGCGGCGG
This genomic window contains:
- a CDS encoding EAL domain-containing protein, with protein sequence MAAHRDTETAHSPSTSFSESIGLVVTMQFAPIRRLDDNALAGAELQLRGPAGSALDSADALRRAAHLMQQRPQFDLHKTTLANTAPARTLAEHLPLILTVDAQSRRALDDSDRERTSTVLERVVVTVDASAVLADPHQAMAVIASARTGGKLIALDGVGDHPHATTLLPLIEPDIVITAADLLTETGHDVGTTTHALAAYAERSHAVIVAEGVDTEATRLAAITIGATYGTGQLFPAVDDPAELLDEPVVPMPADPVWTTPTTDSSTPYAIASAHATARRGTKKLLIQMSKSLEAHAAASGSSMIALGTFQRAQHFTPTTSARWHHLAETIGFAGVYGVGLPALVDGNVRHAPLDPGDPLVQEWTVITLGPHHAALLSARDRHDNGPDLDRTFDFVQTFDRVTVTQAARAILRRYPH
- a CDS encoding VOC family protein — translated: MSLFITCPVESVERATAFYTALGWTLNTEMSDHNVSCFAITPGQYVMLGSREMYASVGGTEELIGGPDTPSKVTVSFDLGSREAVDELTERAGAAGGRIGDTDDYAFMYQRQFDDPDGYHYSPFWMKPDTDSAE
- a CDS encoding Mu transposase domain-containing protein, with translation MLTQEEDVEINALHKRGWKIADIARHTGRDRKTIRSYLNGTTTPGVRKRSAPDPFEVFLAYVTARLIDDPHLWVRTLCDELEDLGYLMSYQTLHRKIRELKLRPICQACLTATERPNAVIEHPPGEETQWDWVDLPNPPASWGWGSMAHLFVGTLACSGKWRGVLAPNMTQPHVVDGLDRICRGLGGISRVWRFDRMATVCHPESGRVTASFTGVAKHYGVSVAICPPRRGNRKGAVEKSNHTAAQRWWRNLSDDLSVEQAQASLDRFCSLRGDTRLRPTKDGKTSVATIATAEGLHPMPPSAYPAILSTHRVVSRQALVSYRGNRYSVPPELASAQVTVTHVLGTDVIDIVTTSGIAIARHRLAADGTGAMVRDHGHIYALEQAAMAGANTGRPHRRKERIPPGPDALAAAEKLRTTTSATYPDAADRSENDSHATESDTAGAIIYDLSIYERAAHGRNTLS
- a CDS encoding winged helix-turn-helix transcriptional regulator produces the protein MSDLAYALDVVGARWALLIVERLLDGPQRYGDLQRELGVPTNMLATRLRELEAAGVLTRLPLRHNTRAYALTERGLALRDAIVALEQWVKEAAPQDS
- a CDS encoding Rv1355c family protein, which encodes MSEHRVFDPSEHEHDSIVRGLIDDPAIGVVDTTPDQLASLRGLLPAIAGDLAEEPRWVYYPWRRSLVRVLGPRGFDRLRLDRNRNKITTEEQARFRGLRVGIVGLSVGHAVAHTLALEGLCGELRLADFDELDLSNLNRVPTSVLDLGVNKAVVAARRISELDPYLNVQVFANGVTAETLGGFLDGLDLVVEECDSIDTKLLVRHHARARGIPVVMETSDGGVLDIERFDLEPDRPVFHGLLGEMDTADLADMTIEQKSTIAATLLEPSKLTPRMIASVPEIGRTLSTWPQLGGDVALGGAAVTAAVRAFGRGEPLPSGRRRIDLDGLVRTGLDPAAGPANV
- the istB gene encoding IS21-like element helper ATPase IstB, translating into MTDQKAATNADRLPAPNTAAAASLYQRLRGHLAVLKLHDAAEALPSVLDQAAAEELSMTAALDRLLSIEVEATEARRLNGRLRFACLPTPASLEDFDYDAAAGVDRKLIEELATCRYLETATNVLLIGPPGVGKTHLSVGLARAAAHAGYRTYFTTAADLAARCHRAALEGRWATTMRFYAGPTLLVVDELGYLPLPGEAASALFQVVSQRYMKTSIVMTTNRGVGSWGEVLGDNTVAAAMLDRLLHRSVVLNLDGDSYRLRDHNARSEKLRKATTGTRQPLQ
- a CDS encoding GGDEF domain-containing protein, whose amino-acid sequence is MNVIDQSPRRRTNFWRSRLDTRTAAVIASATGAVPLLAIALLSPTFLRPNALPVLIAVLTFTAVTVLFAAKVGRLSERQFAVLGFGGMTGVAISAYLIADPAGTRAVTSMLAIVPAIAASSSPPRVTAGLSAVSVVMATALSVISVGSSGWAVTAVAIGAAVTTVLVPVALIGGLRRTLSVVNRKLQQLADTDPLTGLVNRRGLLSNAGILVHEACERGKPLSALVVDVDYFKAVNDTAGHTAGDRTLAAVAATLANAVHAVVGASDAVVARTGGEEFLILATHREDHELTRRILDRVRSDCTVTVSIGTVTVDVRPAASDDGASPATSFASTESGGLDQVLDAVVRAADAALYRAKTDGRDRACHAGTLTISWQGTVQGRQHENGRRQ